The following is a genomic window from Pan paniscus chromosome 18, NHGRI_mPanPan1-v2.0_pri, whole genome shotgun sequence.
aataatcagaaagagcgcgggcggcgggcggcgcgcGGTGGGCATGGCGGGTGCGGGGCTGCGGGCGGCCGCTCGGCGCTGGCTGCTGTGCGGAGGCCACGGCGGGCCGCGAGCCGCCTCGTCCTCGCCCTCCTGCCCTGGGTGCGGCCCCCCGGGTCCCGGCGCCCACTGCCCCGGCGCCCCGCGCTCCGCGCCCGCCCAGGCACCCACCAGCGGCGCCGACCTCAGCGCGCACCTATGGGCTCGCTACCAGGACATGCGGAGACTGGTGCACGACCTCCTGCCCCCCGAGGTCTGCAGTCTCCTGAACCCAGCAGCCATCTACGCCAACAACGAGATCAGCCTGCGTGACGTTGAGGTCTACGGCTTTGACTACGACTACACCCTGGCCCAGTATGCAGACGCACTGCACCCCGAGATCTTCAGTGCCGCCCGTGACATCCTGATCGAGCACTACAAGTACCCAGAAGGGATTCGGAAGTATGACTACAACCCCAGCTTTGCCATCCGTGGCCTCCACTATGACATTCAGAAGAGCCTTCTGATGAAGATTGACGCCTTCCACTACGTGCAGCTGGGGACAGCCTACAGGGGCCTCCAGCCTGTGCCAGACGAGGAGGTGATTGAGCTGTATGGGGGTACCCAGCACATCCCACTATACCAGATGAGTGGCTTCTATGGCAAGGGTCCCTCCATTAAGCAGTTCATGGACATCTTCTCGCTACCGGAGATGGCTCTGCTGTCCTGTGTGGTGGACTACTTTCTGGGCCACAGCCTGGAGTTTGACCAAGCACATCTCTACAAGGACGTGACGGACGCCATCCGAGACGTGCATGTGAAGGGCCTCATGTACCAGTGGATCGAGCAGGACATGGAGAAGTATATCCTGAGAGGGGATGAGACGTTTGCTGTCCTGAACCGCCTGGTGGCCCATGGGAAACAGCTGTTCCTCATCACCAACAGTCCTTTCAGCTTCGTAGACAAGGGGATGCGGCACATGGTGGGTCCCGATTGGCGCCAGCTCTTCGATGTGGTCATTGTCCAGGCAGACAAGCCCAGCTTCTTCACTGACCGGCGCAAGCCTTTCAGAAAACTCGATGAGAAGGGCTCACTTCAGTGGGACCGGATCACCCGCTTGGAAAAGGGCAAGATCTATCGGCAGGGAAACCTGTTTGACTTCTTACGCTTGACGGAATGGCGTGGCCCCCGCGTGCTCTACTTCGGGGACCACCTCTATAGTGATCTGGCAGATCTCATGCTGCGGCACGGCTGGCGCACAGGCGCCATCATCGCCGAGCTGGAGCGTGAGATCCGCATCATCAAGACGGAGCAGTACATGCACTCGCTGACGTGGCAGCAGGCGCTCACGGGGCTGCTGGAGCGCATGCAGACCTATCAGGACGCGGAGTCGAGGCAGGTGCTGGCTGCCTGGATGAAAGAGCGGCAGGAGCTGAGGTGCATCACCAAGGCCCTGTTCAATGCGCAGTTCGGCAGCATCTTCCGCACCTTCCACAACCCCACCTACTTCTCGAGGCGCCTCGTGCGCTTCTCTGACCTCTACATGGCCTCCCTCAGCTGCCTGTTCAACTACCGCGTGGACTTCACCTTCTACCCACGCCGTACGCCGCTGCAGCACGAGGCACCCCTCTGGATGGACCAGCTCTGCACCGGCTGCATGAAGACCCCCTTCCTTGGTGACATGGCCCACATCCGCTGAGGGCACCTTTATTGTCTGGgacaggcccccagcccctcctgccccatcCACCCAGACAAGCAATAAAAGTGGTCtcctccctgaaaaaaaaaaaataataataataataataataataatcagaaaatCTCAGGGGGTGATAAATGCAAGGCAAGTATTGAAACAAAGGTGATAggaggctaggcgcggtggctcacacctataatcctagcactttgcgaagctgaggtgggaggattgcttgagcccaggagtttaagaccagcctgggcaacatagcaagaccctgtctacagaaaaaaaaaaaaaaattagccaggcgtggtgatgtgcacctgtagtcccagctacttggaaggctaaagcaggaggactacttgatcccaggagttggaggctgcagtgagctgtgactgcaccactgcactccagcctgggcagcagagtaagaccctattaaaaaaaaaaaaaaaaaaaaaaaaaaaaaaaaacaataaaaggtgTTAGGATAGGAACTGTTGAAAAGCAAAGAGGCAGCTTCAGCTCTGGCTATCAAAAAAGGCCTCTCCGGAGAAAGGACATTTGAGCAAACACTTGAATGGCACGAGGAAGCCAggcatttggctgggcatggtggttcacgcctataatcccagcactttgggaggccaaggcgggcggatcacctgaggtcaggagttcgagaccagcctggccaacatggcaaaaccccgtctctactaaaagtacaaaaattagctgggaatggtggcgggcacctgtaatcccagctactccagaggctgaggcaggagaatcacttgaacacaggaggagaagggtgcagagagctgagattgcgccactacactccagcctgggcgacaagagcaagactccgtcaaaaaaaaaaaaaaaaaaaaaaaaaagccaggcattaaAAGGTGGAGGAAGTATAGTTTGTTTATGCAAAGGCCCCAACCCAAGGCCAGGTCAGGTGGGGTTTCATAAAGAAACGGGGAGAAGTTTGGCTTTAGTAACTCCTCCTTGTTAAGCAAGGCAGTGGCGTTGCCCCCACCTAACCTGCCCTCTCTCTACACACTTTTAGTTTTCAAAGCATTCATCATTGCATTTATCAGTTCCCTCCTGCATGCAATCTGGCGTAAGCTCCAAGAGGGCAGGAAACCTCCATCCAGGGTCATTGATTAATCCCcgatgcctagcacagtgcctggtccaGAAGAGATTCTCAATAATGTTTGTTTAATTAAGTAATTATTGGCActcagtaagtgctcagtaaatgtgatCATCAGGGCTGCCAATAGGGATCAAGCTGCTTTGGAATGAAATGAGACTCCCATCCCTGGAGGCATCCAAGCAGGACCTAGAAGAAGACATGCTAGGGACCCTCAGCCCCAGAAGAGGCTTCCAGGTCCTCTTCCACTCTGAAAGCTGTCAGGTCTGCCCTATGCCCAGTGCAAGGGATGGAGGGGCAGCTCGGGCTGCGGCTGCAGGACAGACAGGGACAGACAGCGTCTCAGCAGCCAGAACACATGTGCACCAAGCCGGAGAAGCTGCCTGCATTTCTCAATCACTAGAGATGTATTTGCACCTCAAAGTGCGGCCTCCTGCACTGCTTAATGAGGAAAGCAATCATTATGGGGGGCTTGCGGGCCTGGGGtcggaaggaaagaaaaaactttttttgccAACATTGTGTACAGAGTGCCAGGCAGAATGGACTTAAATCCTCCCTCAAAGGGCCCCCTGGGCAGGGCACTTCCTGCAGACAATTGGAACTTGGCCTGTAGGGT
Proteins encoded in this region:
- the LOC100982546 gene encoding 5'-nucleotidase domain-containing protein 2-like; the encoded protein is MAGAGLRAAARRWLLCGGHGGPRAASSSPSCPGCGPPGPGAHCPGAPRSAPAQAPTSGADLSAHLWARYQDMRRLVHDLLPPEVCSLLNPAAIYANNEISLRDVEVYGFDYDYTLAQYADALHPEIFSAARDILIEHYKYPEGIRKYDYNPSFAIRGLHYDIQKSLLMKIDAFHYVQLGTAYRGLQPVPDEEVIELYGGTQHIPLYQMSGFYGKGPSIKQFMDIFSLPEMALLSCVVDYFLGHSLEFDQAHLYKDVTDAIRDVHVKGLMYQWIEQDMEKYILRGDETFAVLNRLVAHGKQLFLITNSPFSFVDKGMRHMVGPDWRQLFDVVIVQADKPSFFTDRRKPFRKLDEKGSLQWDRITRLEKGKIYRQGNLFDFLRLTEWRGPRVLYFGDHLYSDLADLMLRHGWRTGAIIAELEREIRIIKTEQYMHSLTWQQALTGLLERMQTYQDAESRQVLAAWMKERQELRCITKALFNAQFGSIFRTFHNPTYFSRRLVRFSDLYMASLSCLFNYRVDFTFYPRRTPLQHEAPLWMDQLCTGCMKTPFLGDMAHIR